The Celeribacter marinus genome window below encodes:
- a CDS encoding pyridoxal phosphate-dependent aminotransferase has protein sequence MTFLTPDPRQTALAQTLAATVPFVAPEAMESARGAPFDARLGANELSFGSSPAAVAAMQAELGAIWKYGIPDNAPLIDALSAHYAVDSACFTLGEGIDGLLGNLVRLYVASGDAVVTSAGSYPTFNYHVAGFGGVLHTVPYKDDFEDPEALIAKAREVGAKLVYLSNPNNPMGSVHTAQTVQDMIEAVPDGCLLVLDEAYTEFAAADTRPPLDPSDKRVIRFRTFSKAYGMAGARVAYGISHPSITRSFDKVRNHFGVNRVALAGAVAALGDADYLMQTVQRIAAGRAQLVQIAQDNGLTPLPSATNFITMDCGSGGDYARALLAALAKRGVFVRMPAIVPLDRCIRVSVGLPHEIDVFAERLPLALGDIA, from the coding sequence ATGACATTTCTTACACCCGATCCGCGCCAAACGGCGCTCGCCCAAACCCTAGCCGCCACCGTGCCATTTGTTGCCCCCGAGGCGATGGAGAGTGCACGCGGCGCCCCATTTGACGCGCGCCTTGGGGCCAATGAATTGTCGTTTGGTTCCTCACCTGCGGCGGTGGCGGCCATGCAGGCTGAACTGGGTGCGATTTGGAAATACGGCATTCCTGACAACGCGCCACTCATTGACGCGCTGAGCGCACATTACGCGGTGGATAGCGCGTGCTTTACCTTGGGCGAGGGCATCGACGGTTTGCTCGGAAATTTGGTGCGGCTCTATGTGGCATCGGGCGATGCGGTTGTGACCTCCGCAGGGTCATACCCCACCTTCAACTACCATGTTGCGGGGTTTGGCGGAGTGCTGCACACGGTTCCCTACAAAGACGATTTCGAAGACCCCGAGGCCTTAATTGCCAAGGCGCGCGAGGTGGGCGCAAAACTGGTCTACCTGTCCAATCCGAACAATCCGATGGGATCGGTGCATACCGCGCAAACCGTGCAAGATATGATCGAGGCCGTGCCTGACGGGTGCCTATTGGTCCTCGACGAAGCTTACACCGAATTTGCGGCGGCAGACACGCGGCCACCGTTAGACCCAAGCGACAAACGCGTGATCCGTTTTCGTACATTTTCAAAAGCTTACGGAATGGCGGGCGCGCGCGTTGCCTATGGCATTTCACACCCGAGCATCACGCGTAGCTTTGACAAGGTGCGCAATCATTTTGGCGTCAACCGTGTGGCGCTTGCGGGGGCTGTGGCGGCTCTTGGCGATGCGGATTATTTGATGCAGACCGTGCAAAGAATCGCGGCGGGTCGCGCGCAACTTGTACAAATCGCACAAGACAACGGATTGACGCCCCTGCCCTCGGCTACGAATTTTATCACGATGGACTGTGGGAGCGGTGGCGATTATGCCCGCGCACTTTTGGCGGCATTGGCCAAGCGCGGTGTGTTTGTCCGCATGCCCGCGATTGTCCCCCTTGATCGCTGTATTCGCGTGTCAGTCGGCTTGCCCCACGAGATTGATGTGTTTGCCGAGCGCCTACCATTGGCGCTCGGCGACATCGCCTAA
- a CDS encoding pyridoxal-phosphate-dependent aminotransferase family protein — MSLANGRHYLAIPGPSVIPDPVLQAMHRPAPNIYTGELVDITHGLVPDLKTIAGTSGHMAMYISNGHGLWEASLTNMVSRGDKVLVCLTGNFGVGWADVATRLGLEVETLDFGKHAPVDPAQLEAALRADTTHTIKAVMTVHVDTATSVRNDIAAMRKAIDAAGHPAVFAVDCIASLGCDRFEMDAWGVDVMIAASQKGLMTPPGMGFVWFSDKAFSEGKAANLRTPYWDWTTRAEPFHLYEYFDGTPPTHHIYGLRQAVDMILDEGLENVWARHATLAGAYWAAIDQWGSDGALRFNITDPAHRSHAVTTLNLGNGDGTRLRDWLTENLGITLGISLGFGAIGSDESHGYFRIGHMGHINAHMVLGIVGAIETSFTALDIPHGIGGSVAASSFLSQIGTQARVAPSENTGGCCG; from the coding sequence ATGTCGCTTGCCAATGGTCGTCACTATCTCGCTATTCCCGGTCCTTCGGTCATTCCCGATCCCGTTCTTCAGGCCATGCACCGTCCCGCACCAAATATTTATACGGGCGAGTTGGTCGATATCACGCATGGCCTCGTGCCGGACCTGAAAACAATTGCGGGCACCTCGGGCCACATGGCGATGTATATTTCCAACGGGCATGGCCTGTGGGAGGCGTCTTTGACCAATATGGTGTCGCGCGGCGATAAGGTTCTGGTCTGTCTAACGGGCAATTTTGGTGTGGGTTGGGCGGATGTGGCCACGCGTTTGGGCCTTGAGGTCGAGACCCTTGATTTTGGCAAACATGCGCCCGTTGATCCGGCACAGCTTGAGGCCGCGTTGCGCGCCGATACCACCCACACGATCAAGGCGGTTATGACCGTGCATGTCGATACTGCGACCTCTGTGCGCAACGACATTGCCGCCATGCGCAAGGCCATAGACGCCGCGGGTCATCCGGCCGTATTCGCGGTGGATTGTATCGCCTCGCTTGGCTGTGATCGCTTTGAGATGGACGCATGGGGCGTCGATGTCATGATTGCCGCCAGTCAAAAAGGTCTGATGACGCCTCCGGGCATGGGGTTTGTCTGGTTCTCGGACAAGGCATTTTCAGAGGGCAAAGCCGCCAATCTGCGCACCCCCTATTGGGATTGGACCACGCGCGCCGAGCCGTTTCACCTCTATGAATATTTCGATGGCACACCGCCCACCCACCATATTTACGGCCTGCGCCAAGCGGTTGATATGATCCTTGATGAGGGGCTTGAAAACGTTTGGGCGCGTCATGCCACCCTTGCGGGAGCCTATTGGGCGGCGATTGATCAATGGGGATCGGATGGCGCATTGCGGTTCAACATCACCGATCCTGCGCATCGCTCGCACGCGGTCACGACACTCAATTTAGGCAATGGCGATGGGACACGCCTGCGCGACTGGTTGACCGAGAACCTCGGTATTACATTGGGCATTTCATTGGGGTTCGGCGCAATTGGATCGGATGAATCCCACGGCTATTTCCGGATCGGCCACATGGGCCACATCAATGCGCATATGGTCCTTGGCATCGTTGGCGCGATCGAGACTTCGTTCACCGCACTCGATATTCCACACGGTATAGGCGGGTCTGTTGCCGCCTCGTCCTTCTTGTCACAAATCGGCACTCAGGCCCGTGTCGCACCGTCCGAAAACACTGGCGGTTGCTGCGGTTAG